Proteins from a single region of Aythya fuligula isolate bAytFul2 chromosome 3, bAytFul2.pri, whole genome shotgun sequence:
- the GPN1 gene encoding GPN-loop GTPase 1 isoform X1 translates to MAAAAAAPVCVLVLGMAGSGKTTFVQRLAAHLHGQRCPPYVINLDPAVHSLPFPANIDIRDTVKYKEVMKQYGLGPNGGIVTSLNLFATRFDQVMKFIEKRQNASKYVIIDTPGQIEVFTWSASGTIITEALASSFPSVVVYVMDTSRSTNPITFMSNMLYACSILYKTKLPFIVVMNKTDIIDHSFAVEWMQDFETFQDALNQETSYVSNLTRSMSLVLDEFYSSLKVVGVSAVLGTGLDDFFVQLSKAVDEYEREYRPEYERLRKTLEKVQNKQKRDQLEHLWKDMGTVYMQGNTLAGSDDASAMGPSELILTRGTLDEEEEERESDTDDIDHEVTEESHEEPAFRNFMQETRMKYQRRSNQNE, encoded by the exons atggcggcggcggcggcagcgccggTGTGCGTTCTGGTGCTGGGCATGGCGGGCTCCGGGAAGACCACCTTTGTGCAG CGACTCGCGGCTCACTTGCACGGCCAGCGCTGCCCTCCGTACGTGATCAACCTGGACCCCGCCGTGCAcagcctgcccttccctgccaaCATCG ATATCCGGGACACTGTGAAGTACAAAGAAGTCATGAAAca ATATGGGCTGGGCCCAAATGGTGGAATAGTGACCTCTCTCAATCTTTTTGCTACAAGATTTGATCAG GTGATGAAGTTTattgaaaaaagacaaaatgcatCCAA GTATGTCATTATTGACACACCAGGTCAAATTGAAGTGTTCACATGGTCAGCATCAGGAACCATTATAACTGAAGCTTTG gcttcctcttttccttctgttgttgTTTACGTGATGGACACCTCTCGCAGTACTAATCCTATCACCTTTATGTCCAACATGCTGTATGCCTGTAG taTCCTATACAAGACGAAACTACCTTTCATTGTTGTCATGAACAAG ACTGACATTATTGATCACAGCTTTGCGGTAGAATGGATGCAGGACTTTGAGACTTTTCAAGATGCCCTGAATCAAGAGACATCCTATGTCAGTAACCTGACTCGTTCTATGAGTTTAGTGTTGGATGAATTTTACAGTTCATTGAAG GTGGTTGGTGTTTCTGCTGTGCTAGGCACAGGACTGGATGACttttttgttcagctttccAAAGCTGTAGATGAATATGAGAG GGAATATCGCCCAGAATATGAGCGTCTGAGGAAAACATTG GAGaaagttcaaaataaacaaaagagagaTCAGCTGGAACACTTGTGGAAGGACATGGGCACCGTGTATATGCAGGGCAACACACTTGCAG GGTCTGATGATGCTTCAGCAATGGGTCCCTCTGAGCTGATCCTAACACGAGGAACTCttgatgaagaagaagaagagagggagagTGATACTGATGACATTGACCATGAAG ttaCTGAGGAGAGTCATGAAGAACCAGCCTTCAGAAATTTTATGCAAGAGACACGGATGAAATACCAGAGAAGAAGCAATCAGAATGAATGA
- the GPN1 gene encoding GPN-loop GTPase 1 isoform X2, which produces MKFIEKRQNASKYVIIDTPGQIEVFTWSASGTIITEALASSFPSVVVYVMDTSRSTNPITFMSNMLYACSILYKTKLPFIVVMNKTDIIDHSFAVEWMQDFETFQDALNQETSYVSNLTRSMSLVLDEFYSSLKVVGVSAVLGTGLDDFFVQLSKAVDEYEREYRPEYERLRKTLEKVQNKQKRDQLEHLWKDMGTVYMQGNTLAGSDDASAMGPSELILTRGTLDEEEEERESDTDDIDHEVTEESHEEPAFRNFMQETRMKYQRRSNQNE; this is translated from the exons ATGAAGTTTattgaaaaaagacaaaatgcatCCAA GTATGTCATTATTGACACACCAGGTCAAATTGAAGTGTTCACATGGTCAGCATCAGGAACCATTATAACTGAAGCTTTG gcttcctcttttccttctgttgttgTTTACGTGATGGACACCTCTCGCAGTACTAATCCTATCACCTTTATGTCCAACATGCTGTATGCCTGTAG taTCCTATACAAGACGAAACTACCTTTCATTGTTGTCATGAACAAG ACTGACATTATTGATCACAGCTTTGCGGTAGAATGGATGCAGGACTTTGAGACTTTTCAAGATGCCCTGAATCAAGAGACATCCTATGTCAGTAACCTGACTCGTTCTATGAGTTTAGTGTTGGATGAATTTTACAGTTCATTGAAG GTGGTTGGTGTTTCTGCTGTGCTAGGCACAGGACTGGATGACttttttgttcagctttccAAAGCTGTAGATGAATATGAGAG GGAATATCGCCCAGAATATGAGCGTCTGAGGAAAACATTG GAGaaagttcaaaataaacaaaagagagaTCAGCTGGAACACTTGTGGAAGGACATGGGCACCGTGTATATGCAGGGCAACACACTTGCAG GGTCTGATGATGCTTCAGCAATGGGTCCCTCTGAGCTGATCCTAACACGAGGAACTCttgatgaagaagaagaagagagggagagTGATACTGATGACATTGACCATGAAG ttaCTGAGGAGAGTCATGAAGAACCAGCCTTCAGAAATTTTATGCAAGAGACACGGATGAAATACCAGAGAAGAAGCAATCAGAATGAATGA